A stretch of the Aspergillus puulaauensis MK2 DNA, chromosome 6, nearly complete sequence genome encodes the following:
- a CDS encoding TauD/TfdA dioxygenase family protein (COG:I;~EggNog:ENOG410PFDA;~InterPro:IPR042098,IPR003819;~PFAM:PF02668;~go_function: GO:0016491 - oxidoreductase activity [Evidence IEA];~go_process: GO:0055114 - oxidation-reduction process [Evidence IEA]): MPTVIEQDSPALFGGHPDARPRVSPPLEDSGSLGAYQSLDLTPVIGREYHGLQVAEILQSAKRDQLIQDLAVTISSRGVVFLRDQDVTPQQMREFMEDLTRLAGCPESSGLHVHPLTEEGSELGDQISVISSEKQKKGGGLTHQLSDVSRFASAGWHTDISFERVPSDYAMLKIHTLPETGGDTLWASGYEIYDRLSPEMASFLERLTATHDASFFHDEARRLGNPLRKETRGSPLNHGDELTSIHPVIRTNPVTGWKSVYVNKGFTKRINGVTKDESDVLLQYLFNLLTQNHDAQIRFKWRKNDLAIWDNRSTWHCATYDYAETRTGDRVCSLGEAPYLDPGSQSRRQALRNRQ; this comes from the exons ATGCCCACCGTAATCGAGCAAGACAGCCCAGCCCTCTTTGGAGGACACCCCGACGCTCGTCCTCGAGTCTCGCCACCTCTCGAGGACTCTGGCAGTCTGGGTGCTTATCAGTCTCTAGACCTGACTCCTGTCATTGGCAGAGAGTACCATGGTCTCCAAGTCGCCGAAATCCTGCAATCTGCCAAGCGCGACCAGCTGATTCAGGACCTAGCAGTCACCA TCTCTTCCCGCGGCGTGGTATTCCTACGTGACCAGGATGTGACACCTCAGCAGATGCGGGAGTTCATGGAGGACTTGACCCGGTTAGCAGGCTGC CCGGAATCATCAGGACTCCATGTCCATCCCCTGACAGAAGAAGGGAGCGAGCTGGGCGACCAGATCAGTGTCATTAGCAgcgagaagcaaaagaaggGCGGTGGTCTCACACACCAGCTCAGCGACGTGAGTAGATTCGCGTCCGCAGGCTGGCACACGGACATCAGCTTCGAGCGCGTCCCATCCGACTATGCTATGCTCAAGATCCACACTCTCCCTGAAACGGGAGGAGACACGCTATGGGCGTCCGGCTACGAGATCTACGACCGTCTATCGCCTGAGATGGCGTCGTTCTTAGAGCGCTTGACGGCGACCCACGATGCCTCATTCTTCCACGACGAAGCGCGACGACTAGGAAATCCGCTGCGAAAAGAAACCCGGGGTTCACCGCTGAATCATGGAGATGAGCTCACATCCATCCATCCGGTCATCCGGACAAACC CCGTCACCGGGTGGAAATCGGTATACGTGAACAAGGGCTTTACCAAGCGCATCAACGGAGTAACCAAAGACGAGTCAGATGTGCTTCTACAGTACCTCTTCAAT CTTCTCACGCAAAACCACGACGCTCAAATCCGCTTCaaatggaggaagaacgatCTGGCCATTTGGGACAACCGGTCGACCTGGCACTGTGCGACGTACGACTACGCAGAAACGCGCACAGGCGATAGAGTGTGTAGTCTGGGAGAAGCACCATATCTGGACCCTGGATCCCAGTCGCGAAGACAGGCTTTAAGGAACAGGCAGTGA
- a CDS encoding MDR family MFS transporter (COG:G;~EggNog:ENOG410PKNG;~InterPro:IPR020846,IPR011701,IPR036259;~PFAM:PF07690;~TransMembrane:12 (o30-46i97-117o123-148i155-174o186-206i227-246o258-278i299-320o332-352i359-380o422-441i496-517o);~go_function: GO:0022857 - transmembrane transporter activity [Evidence IEA];~go_process: GO:0055085 - transmembrane transport [Evidence IEA]), whose product MSSTDETKPAQQPGDSAEAEMDFQPLSPKFWLIMLGVYLSMFLVALDRTIIATAIPAITDEFHAISDIGWYGSAYMLTAASFNPVFGRVYQLYSTKWTFISCIIVFEVGSVICGAAPTSTAFIIGRAIAGIGSAGIFTGSMMIIVALVPLRKRPMLTSISGMIFAVSSVVAPIIGGAFTDDVTWRWCFYINLPIGGFTLVAVLLLFQSQAPPAPQKGIKAQVKRLDPLGVCLFVPSIISLILALEWGGTTYAWSAPTIIGLFVTFAVLFVAFVVLQVFTPETAMIPMRIVLNRSIAGSMLFIFLFTGAMMSIVYYLNIWFQVVKGDSATQAGLSTIPLVLALVIMGILSAAVTQRIGYYVPAMLVAPVLASVGAGLLSTMTPSSNHSYWMGYQVLYGLGNGCGFQTSNLSAQTVLSKADVPIGMALMFFMQQLGGAVFLAVDQNLLSTKLVQRLSNVAGLDAHAIVNTGATDLRKSVPADQLSTVVNAYNYTLSQIFIVAAGLGAAAILGAVAVEWVNIKTVNQNGSDKQSTGGNGSESETEHDLEAGRQETTDKNSASKEKADV is encoded by the exons ATGTCTTCTACCGACGAGACCaagccagcccagcagccaggCGACTCTGCCGAAGCTGAAATGGATTTCCAACCCCTGTCTCCTAAGTTCTGGTTGATTATGCTGGGCGTTTATCTATCAATGTTTCTAGTTGCATTG GACCGGACAATCATCGCCACTGCAATCCCAGCCATCACCGACGAGTTCCACGCAATCAGCGACATCGGTTGGTATGGCAGTGCTTACATGTTGACGGCTGCCTCGTTTAACCCGGTCTTTGGCCGGGTCTACCAGCTTTATTCAACGAAATGGACTTTTATCTCCTGCATTATCGTATTCGAGGTCGGCTCAGTTATCTGTGGAGCGGCCCCGACCTCCACGGCATTTATCATCGGACGTGCAATTGCTGGAATAGGTTCGGCGGGAATCTTCACCGGATCCATGATGATCATCGTCGCGCTTGTGCCTCTGCGCAAGCGTCCTATGCTCACCTCCATTTCCGGTATGATCTTTGCGGTATCATCTGTGGTAGCCCCAATTATTGGTGGCGCTTTTACGGACGATGT CACCTGGAGATGGTGTTTCTATAtcaacctccccatcggAGGGTTTACGCTGGTCGCGGTGCTGCTCTTGTTCCAGTCCCAGGCTCCCCCGGCTCCACAGAAAGGTATCAAGGCTCAGGTTAAGCGACTTGACCCACTGGGTGTTTGCCTCTTCGTTCCTTCGATCATTAGTCTCATCCTCGCTCTTGAATGGGGCGGAACTACCTACGCCTGGTCAGCGCCGACAATTATCGGCCTCTTCGTCACGTTTGCCGTCCTCTTCGTGGCTTTTGTTGTGCTGCAGGTCTTTACTCCTGAAACGGCGATGATACCAATGCGCATTGTCCTGAACCGCTCGATCGCTGGTAGCATGCTATTCATCTTTTTGTTTACTGGGGCCATGATGTCCATTGTATACTACTTGAACATCTGGTTCCAAGTCGTCAAGGGAGACTCGGCCACTCAGGCCGGACTCAGCACCATTCCTCTGGTCTTGGCCTTGGTCATCATGGGAATTTTGTCAGCTGCGGTGACTCAGCGTATTGGGTACTACGTCCCGGCGATGCTGGTCGCTCCCGTTCTCGCTTCTGTCGGCGCCGGCCTACTCTCGACGATGACACCGAGCTCCAACCACAGTTACTGGATGGGCTACCAGGTGCTCTATGGCCTGGGAAATGGCTGCGGCTTCCAGACATCCAACCTGTCGGCACAGACTGTGCTTTCCAAAGCGGACGTTCCAATCGGCATGGCACTAATGTTCTTCATGCAACAGCTTGGCGGtgccgtcttcctcgccgtggATCAGAATCTGTTATCTACAAAGCTCGTGCAGCGTCTTTCCAATGTCGCAGGGCTGGATGCTCACGCTATTGTGAACACAGGTGCGACTGATCTCAGGAAAAGTGTCCCTGCAGACCAACTCAGCACAGTTGTCAACGCCTATAACTATACGCTGTCGCAAATTTTCATTGTCGCGGCTGGCCTTGGGGCTGCTGCCATCCTGGGTGCGGTTGCTGTTGAATGGGTCAATATCAAGACCGTGAATCAGAATGGATCAGACAAACAATCTACTGGTGGGAATGGCAGCGAATCTGAAACGGAACACGACCTTGAAGCTGGCCGACAGGAGACCACCGATAAGAACTCCGCATCCAAGGAGAAAGCCGATGTTTAA
- a CDS encoding Zn(II)2Cys6 transcription factor (COG:K;~EggNog:ENOG410PMFV;~InterPro:IPR036864,IPR007219,IPR001138;~PFAM:PF00172,PF04082;~go_function: GO:0000981 - DNA-binding transcription factor activity, RNA polymerase II-specific [Evidence IEA];~go_function: GO:0003677 - DNA binding [Evidence IEA];~go_function: GO:0008270 - zinc ion binding [Evidence IEA];~go_process: GO:0006351 - transcription, DNA-templated [Evidence IEA];~go_process: GO:0006355 - regulation of transcription, DNA-templated [Evidence IEA]) — MFEGVIVSKLRKPSISSAWMPFTMLRKGATNPSRASLTKQACDGCKVRKVRCGGGNPCRPCLSARIQCSYKRTQQTRGPQKLRTATRRLIEQSQRNDRGRAESTEHSEGASESARLPANTLVSLLYIYHVRMYPVWPVVDVESLIAALQRDPKGQDYETRALATGLAAATVAQLRLGENSISDPSLTANALAAECLETRRAFDYRSRVNLNNIRTAFFLHVYYENQQPGGSESILYLREAITMAQLMYLHREASYISLSIEEQRIRRRVLWLLFVTERGVCILHKLPVVLKTDTAMPEIDTNDEPQVLPAFLKLLALFRLFEQTRMFDIVEDYHLGMQPPIGSAKTPDTTFDEILQDRFRDGAGALDRASDVQRADLCVTRHWMRILAWKALSNSAAGASHVAELHLSPVFPLLVARDLVSVVCRLPRTALQAHGLGMQMKLHEIANSLVDAITTMPILTQTSKWGQETRPSSLLSHLHSFLSTFTDGGNNALVDMLYRKMAHAHSVVSSTIPPLLTCIHPVKNRSLVQDTEPTAWDGGSSTKDSTDTNAANWLEGEGAPGSPSHATNRVSLGTPDGATDAATASVSLDFDSQQFGDPWSYVQSSYDPLIYTLA, encoded by the exons ATGTTTGAGGGGGTGATTGTCTCCAAACTCCGCAAACCCTCCATTTCATCTGCGTGGATGCCGTTCACGATGCTCCGAAAAGGCGCAACGAATCCTTCCAGGGCCTCCCTGACGAAGCAAGCTTGCGATGGTTGCAAAGTGCGCAAGGTTAGGTGTGGCGGAGGCAATCCATGCCGGCCGTGTCTGAGTGCGCGCATCCAGTGCTCCTACAAGCGCACCCAACAGACACGAGGGCCCCAGAAACTACGCACTGCAACGAGGCGTCTCATCGAGCAAAGCCAACGAAATGATCGGGGCCGTGCCGAGTCTACCGAGCACAGCGAAGGAGCTTCTGAAAG CGCAAGGTTACCGGCGAACACCCTGGTGTCACTCCTGTATATCTACCACGTGCGCATGTACCCTGTCTGGCCGGTCGTCGATGTCGAAAGTTTGATCGCCGCACTGCAACGAGACCCTAAGGGTCAGGACTATGAAACGAGAGCACTCGCCACCGGGTTGGCGGCCGCGACAGTTGCGCAATTACGGCTTGGTGAGAACTCTATCTCGGATCCATCGCTCACAGCGAACGCGCTCGCTGCCGAATGCCTGGAAACTCGCAGAGCATTTGACTACCGTTCGCGAGTCAATTTGAACAATATCCGCACTGCGTTTTTCCTCCATGTTTACTACGAGAATCAACAGCCCGGGGGAAGCGAGTCCATACTATACTTGAGGGAGGCAATCACCATGGCGCAATTGATGTATCTACATCGGGAAGCGTCATACATTAGCTTATCGATTGAGGAGCAGCGAATTCGTCGCCGGGTGCTGTGGTTGTTATTTGTCACCGAACG TGGCGTATGCATTCTCCACAAGCTCCCAGTGGTTCTTAAAACTGATACAGCAATGCCCGAGATCGATACGAACGACGAACCACAGGTTTTGCCAGCTTTCCTGAAACTCCTGGCGTTGTTTAGGCTGTTCGAACAAACACGAATGTTTGACATCGTCGAAGACTACCACCTCGGAATGCAGCCACCTATTGGCTCTGCGAAGACTCCTGACACTACATTCGACGAAATACTTCAAGACCGATTTCGtgatggcgctggcgctTTGGATCGGGCCTCTGATGTACAAAGAGCGGACCTCTGCGTCACAAGACACTGGATGCGTATTCTGGCATGGAAGGCTCTATCAAACAGCGCTGCTGGCGCCTCACATGTGGCCGAATTGCATCTCTCGCCCGTTTTTCCATTGCTCGTAGCGAGGGATCTCGTTAGCGTGGTCTGTCGACTACCACGAACGGCGCTCCAGGCTCATGGACTGGGCATG CAGATGAAGCTGCACGAGATTGCCAACTCGCTTGTGGATGCCATCACTACAATGCCCATACTCACGCAGACATCGAAATGGGGACAGGAAACACGGCCAAGTAGCCTTCTTTCTCATCTACACTCCTTTCTGTCAACATTCACAGACGGAGGAAACAATGCCCTCGTGGATATGCTATACCGCAAAATGGCCCACGCGCACTCTGTGGTTTCCTCGACTATTCCGCCGTTACTTACTTGCATTCATCCCGTTAAAAATCGCAGCCTAGTTCAGGACACTGAACCAACTGCCTGGGACGGTGGCTCTTCAACCAAAGACTCCACCGATACAAATGCAGCCAACTGGCtagagggagaaggagctccTGGTAGCCCTTCACATGCAACTAACAGGGTCAGTCTGGGGACCCCTGATGGGGCCACCGATGCGGCCACAGCTTCCGTATCGTTAGATTTTGATAGCCAGCAGTTCGGCGATCCATGGAGTTACGTTCAGTCGAGCTACGATCCTTTAAT ATACACGCTCGCTTGA
- a CDS encoding putative voltage-gated K+ channel beta subunit (KCNAB) (COG:C;~EggNog:ENOG410PGU6;~InterPro:IPR023210,IPR036812,IPR005399;~PFAM:PF00248), with protein MAWPNKNKDMLYRRVGNSGLHVSALGLGGWLTYGGHVDNEVTFQCMKQAYDCGINFFDTAESYAGGQSEVVMGQAIKRFEWKRSDIVISTKLNWGLANGEILINNHGLSRKHIIEGTKASLERLQLDYVDIIYAHRPDRLTPMEETVRAFNFVIEKGWAFYWGTSEWSADEIAEACGIAKSLGLIAPIVEQPLYNMLDREKVEGQYQRLYSRFGIGLTTFSPLKMGLLSGKYNNSSAPPPGSRFAESKDSFARGARDTWDSDQWTGNVQKIAGIQSLADKLGVKLSQLALAWCLKNENVSSVITGASRAEQVLDNVKSLELLPKLTPEVMGELDEYLQNKPAQDPARQG; from the exons ATGGCGTGGcccaacaagaacaaggataTGTTATACCGCCGTGTTGGCAACTCCGGATTGCATGTTTCAGCGCTGGGTCTGGGAGGATGGCTAAC CTACGGAGGCCATGTCGACAACG AGGTCACATTTCAATGCATGAAACAGGCGTATGACTGCGGAATCAACTTCTTTGACACCGCCGAAAG TTACGCCGGAGGCCAATCCGAGGTCGTGATGGGACAGGCAATCAAGAGATTCGAGTGGAAGCGAAGCGACATAGTCATTAGCACCAAG CTCAACTGGGGCCTGGCCAACGGTGAAATCCTGATCAACAACCACGGGTTATCGCGCAAACATATTATCGAGGGTACCAAAGCGTCGCTTGAACGACTTCAACTAGACTATGTTGACATCATCTACGCCCACCGGCCCGATCGATTAACCCCGATGGAGGAGACGGTAAGGGCATTTAACTTTGTGATTGAGAAGGGATGGGCCTTCTATTGGGGAACATCGGAGTGGTCGGCGGATGAAATCGCAGAAGCTTGTGGTATTGCTAAATCACTGGGTCTGATTGCACCGATCGTGGAGCAGCCACTGTACAACATGCTAGACCGCGAGAAGGTCGAAGGCCAGTACCAGCGGCTGTATTCACGATTCGGGATTGGTCTCACAACATTTTCACCATTGAAGATGGGTCTACTCAGTGGGAAGTATAACAACTCatccgctcctcctccgggGTCGCGATTCGCAGAGAGCAAAGATAGTTTCGCCCGCGGCGCACGGGATACCTGGGATAGTGACCAGTGGACAGGCAACGTGCAGAAGATTGCTGGGATACAG TCATTGGCGGACAAGCTCGGGGTTAAGCTGTCGCAGCTCGCACTGGCCTGGTGCCTGAAAAATGAGAATGTCTCGTCCGTGATTACTGGAGCGTCGCGCGCAGAACAGGTACTCGATAACGTGAAGAGTCTCGAATTGCTGCCGAAGTTGACGCCGGAGGTCATGGGAGAGCTAGACGAATATCTCCAGAACAAGCCCGCTCAGGATCCTGCGAGGCAAGGTTGA
- a CDS encoding uncharacterized protein (COG:S;~EggNog:ENOG410PJR7;~InterPro:IPR036864,IPR007219,IPR001138;~PFAM:PF00172,PF04082;~go_function: GO:0000981 - DNA-binding transcription factor activity, RNA polymerase II-specific [Evidence IEA];~go_function: GO:0003677 - DNA binding [Evidence IEA];~go_function: GO:0008270 - zinc ion binding [Evidence IEA];~go_process: GO:0006351 - transcription, DNA-templated [Evidence IEA];~go_process: GO:0006355 - regulation of transcription, DNA-templated [Evidence IEA]): MSDSHPDKSTRVLSCVLCQQRKVRCDRSFPCTNCVKSQAQCVPAGLLPRRRKRRFPERELLDRVRQYETLLKRHDIEFNPLHGEPSKEGAERQKRLSVEPGHWQSPSCSASPRPNPSKGSYEAKDFWNAMNQTCPQSDEEADSPPPTMTEEVVKKAWDQGSGLCDPLFGGKADQIDLSSQHPEPSQIFRLWQVYLDNVDPLLKITHTPTLQARIVEAITNVKQINPQLEILMFGIYCIAIGSLMNDECQALLGAPREELLAQYQGSCREALIRCEFLRSDKLDCLTGLYFYLVSLRPVLGDPRTLSSMLGIAVRSAQRMGLHSESACSRHPPLEAELRRRLWWALVLFDTRVAEMAAYKTTTLTPLWDCKIPSNVNDFDLRPEMKEVPEPQGQSSEAVFVVVRGVMGDFLRNSSFHLDFTCPPLKAIAKDVRDSSNPEASELDTLESVLVQQYLKFLNPENPLHFMTLWMTRGMLAKCRLFDYYSNYAAGSSTAAQRDTAISLALEMINCDTKILLNPSTSRYLWLVHFHFPFPAYIHILQDLRRRPLSQHSGKCWASMSDNFEARTHLLRRMSPRLLISAMTAVLFQAWEATESALRQAGQEAATPRIITIGRELVAQSQADQAAEKPSGSASAAWPTSMNQPLPDPLSLMGMGGVYGGPQMWMPFDLPAQMPGTNILSPSDWSLINWGM, encoded by the exons ATGTCTGACTCTCACCCCGACAAGTCTACCCGCGTGCTGTCGTGTGTGCTTTGCCAGCAACGTAAGGTTAGATGTGATCGCTCATTTCCTTGCACGAATTGCGTCAAGTCTCAAGCTCAGTGTGTTCCTGCTGGCCTTCTCCCGCGTCGTCGAAAGCGTAGGTTCCCGGAACGTGAGCTGCTAGACCGAGTACGCCAATACGAGACTCTCCTCAAGCGGCATGATATTGAATTCAACCCGCTCCATGGTGAACCGTCAAAGGAGGGCGCCGAACGGCAAAAGAGACTGAGTGTTGAACCAGGACACTGGCAGTCGCCTTCGTGCTCTGCATCACCTCGACCAAATCCGTCAAAAGGGTCATATGAGGCCAA GGATTTCTGGAATGCGATGAACCAAACG TGTCCCCAATctgacgaggaggctgacTCGCCCCCACCCACGATGACCGAGGAGGTGGTCAAAAAAGCATGGGACCAGGGATCTGGGCTCTGCGACCCCCTGTTTGGCGGCAAGGCCGACCAAATCGATCTTTCATCGCAGCACCCGGAGCCGTCACAGATTTTCCGCCTCTGGCAGGTATATCTTGACAACGTCGATCCACTACTCAAGATCACACATACACCAACCCTACAAGCGCGCATCGTCGAGGCCATCACCAACGTGAAGCAAATTAACCCTCAGCTGGAGATTTTAATGTTCGGCATATATTGCATAGCGATCGGGAGTCTAATGAACGACGAGTGCCAGGCTCTGCTTGGTGCCCCAAGAGAAGAACTTCTCGCTCAGTATCAGGGTAGCTGCCGTGAGGCCTTGATACGCTGTGAGTTTCTACGGTCTGACAAGCTCGATTGCTTGACTGGTCTATACTTCTACTTG GTGTCCTTGCGACCTGTGCTTGGGGACCCTCGAACATTATCATCTATGCTCGGCATCGCAGTCCGCTCGGCCCAACGTATGGGACTTCATAGCGAGTCCGCTTGTTCTAGACATCCTCCGCTGGAAGCGGAATTGCGTCGAAGGCTTTGGTGGGCCTTGGTTCTGTTTGATACGCGAGTCGCAGAGATGGCGGCCTACAAAACCACGACTCTCACTCCCCTTTGGGACTGCAAGATTCCCAGCAATGTGAACGATTTTGATTTACGaccggagatgaaggaggtaCCTGAGCCCCAGGGTCAATCATCAGAGGCCGTATTCGTCGTCGTTCGAGGCGTGATGGGCGACTTTTTGCGGAACTCTTCGTTTCACCTAGACTTTACGTGTCCGCCCCTCAAGGCTATTGCAAAGGACGTTCGCGACAGCTCCAACCCAGAAGCTAGTGAACTGGATACACTAGAAAGCGTGCTAGTGCAGCAATACCTTAAATTTTTGAACCCCGAGAACCCGCTTCATTTCATGACGCTCTGGATGACGCGGGGTATGTTGGCGAAATGTCGCCTTTTTGACTATTATTCCAACTATGCTGCTGGAAGCTCTACCGCGGCCCAGCGCGACACGGCCATTTCCCTTGCGCTTGAAATGATCAATTGCGATACCAAAATCCTCTTAAATCCGTCAACCAGCCGGTACCTTTGGCTCGTCCACTTCCACTTCCCTTTCCCGGCTTATATTCATATTCTACAAGACTTGCGGAGGCGCCCTCTTAGCCAACATTCGGGGAAGTGTTGGGCCTCCATGAGTGACAACTTTGAAGCTCGCACGCACTTGCTCCGTCGCATGTCCCCACGGCTGCTTATCAGCGCGATGACTGCTGTCCTTTTTCAGGCTTGGGAGGCAACCGAGTCGGCGTTGAGGCAGGCTGGGCAAGAAGCAGCCACGCCAAGGATTATAACGATAGGAAGGGAGCTGGTAGCTCAAAGCCAGGCAGACCAGGCCGCTGAAAAGCCGTCGGGTAGTGCCTCCGCTGCCTGGCCGACTTCGATGAACCAGCCTTTGCCCGATCCGCTGTCGCTAATGGGCATGGGCGGCGTATACGGTGGACCTCAGATGTGGATGCCTTTTGACTTACCGGCCCAGATGCCTGGAACTAATATCCTCAGTCCGTCCGACTGGTCACTAATAAACTGGGGGATGTAG
- a CDS encoding putative MFS transporter (COG:G;~EggNog:ENOG410QDIK;~InterPro:IPR020846,IPR011701,IPR036259;~PFAM:PF07690;~TransMembrane:10 (i64-83o114-131i138-157o169-188i200-220o232-253i313-335o347-365i377-396o472-491i);~go_function: GO:0022857 - transmembrane transporter activity [Evidence IEA];~go_process: GO:0055085 - transmembrane transport [Evidence IEA]) — protein MADIEQSAKSSLTAHAKEDGNSSKASPAVGQENLAAVIPPHESYEGHHRFDPTASWSVKEEKKVIFKTDLMLMTWLCLMFFGLQLDRGNLSNALTDRFLDDLNLTTDDYNNGNTIQLMCFLAAEFPVQLLIKRFGFRRVLPTLMLLWSLVSWTQSWMTDRPSFYVTRALIGAFEGGFIPGTILFATYFYKTKELSVRLAFFWSTLNVARIISSLLAAGILEMRGAQGKPGWFWLFLIDGLITFVIGLFAMFYLPSSPTRTKSILYPRSWYSEREEVIMINRLLRDDPSKGLTELHERATLRDVLNAWKDKSMWGLYLIGLVAYIPQGPVQGYLSLTLTRLGFTTFESNMLSIPSAALQIILMLILSKSSEYFGERTFHCVVGEFWSLPLLATLLGLPDHGYNWGRFTVTTMISGYPYFHPIVSAWISENTFDVKKRAITAATYNVIVQVGSVISSQIYRSWDSPYYYTGNKVLIAICALSLVVFVVQREFLRHLNRQKERKWDTMSPGERIEYQADLPEREKEGNQRLDFRFKY, from the exons ATGGCTGACATTGAACAGAGCGCGAAAAGCTCCCTGACTGCCCATGCTAAAGAGGATGGCAATTCGTCAAAGGCGTCGCCTGCTGTGGGACAGGAGAACCTCGCTGCAGTGATTCCTCCGCATGAGTCGTACGAGGGTCATCACCGGTTCGATCCCACTGCGTCGTGGTCCgtgaaagaggagaagaaggttaTTTTCAAGACAGACTTGATGCTCATGACCTGGCTATGTCTGATG TTCTTTGGCCTGCAGCTGGACCGGGGCAATCTGTCCAATGCCCTGACTGACAGATTCCTGGATGACCTTAATTTGACCACCGACGACTACAACAAT GGAAATACCATCCAGCTTATGTGCTTCCTGGCAGCAGAGTTCCCTGTGCAGCTGCTGATCAAGCGCTTCGGCTTCCGACGAGTCCTGCCCACGCTGATGCTGCTCTGGAGTTTGGTCTCCTGGACGCAGTCGTGGATGACGGACAGGCCATCCTTCTACGTGACAAGAGCACTGATAGGAGCATTCGAGGGAGGCTTTATCCCCGGCACAATCTTGTTTGCGACTTACTTCTACAAGACAAAGGAGCTCTCTGTCCGATTGGCTTTCTTCTGGTCAACCTTGAAT GTTGCCCGTATCATTTCATCCCTGCTCGCCGCAGGAATTCTCGAGATGCGAGGAGCACAGGGAAAGCCCGGCTGGTTTTGGCTGTTCCTGATTGACGGTCTCATCACATTTGTTATTGGCCTGTTTGCCATGTTCTATCTCCCCAGCTCGCCCACGAGAACAAAGAGTATTTTGTACCCTAGGTCATGGTACTCGGAGCGCGAGGAAGTCATCATGATCAAC CGCCTCCTTCGCGATGACCCATCCAAGGGGCTGACTGAATTGCATGAGCGGGCCACCCTGCGCGATGTCCTCAATGCATGGAAGGATAAGTCTATGTGGGGGCTGTATCTCATCGGTCTCGTTGCCTATATCCCCCAAGGCCCCGTCCAGGGGTACCTGTCTCTGACGCTCACGAGACTCGGGTTTACGACCTTCGAGTCGAACATGCTGTCAATCCCATCCGCGGCACTCCAGATCATCCTCATGCTCATCCTATCCAAGAGTAGCGAGTACTTCGGGGAGCGCACGTTTCATTGCGTGGTTGGCGAGTTCTGGTCGCTGCCACTTTTGGCCACCCTGCTCGGTCTTCCTGACCATGGATACAACTGGGGCCGATTTACCGTCACCACAATGATCTCGGGATACCCATATTTCCATCCGATCGTGTCGGCCTGGATCTCAGAGAATACCTTTGACGTCAAAAAGCGGGCTATTACCGCTGCGACGTATAACGTGATTGTCCAGGTTGGGTCGGTGATATCTTCAC AAATATACCGGAGTTGGGACTCTCCGTACTACTACACGGGAAACAAAGTATTGATTGCCATTTGTGCCTTGTCACTGGTGGTATTTGTGGTCCAGCGTGAGTTCCTTAGGCATCTGAACCGCCAGAAGGAGCGAAAGTGGGACACCATGTCACCAGGAGAGCGCATTGAATACCAAGCGGACTTGCCGGAGCGCGAGAAGGAGGGCAACCAGCGCCTAGACTTCCGCTTCAAATATTGA